The Blastocatellia bacterium DNA segment CGCCGTCCAGTCCCGCGTCAAGGCGAAGCAGGCCGCCGTCAGGTAGTAGACGCCCGGCGGGTAGAAGCTCGGCGTCGCCGCGCCAAAGCCGCGATTCGTCTCGGCCTCCCATCGCGGATAGATTTCGCCGCTCGCCAGTCCCCCGTAAAACGACCGCATCTGATCGAAGTGCAAAAACATGTCGTGCGTCGTCGGCATTCTCAGACCCGAAGCCGTGCCCGCTTCGGTCTGCCCCATAAAAAAAAACGGCACGACCGCAGCCAGGCTCAGTCCAATGGCGAGCAGCGTCACCAGCAGCGGCGCAAGCCTGTGTTTTCGGGTGTCCGCAAGATGAGGCGTCATTGATTCCGGCAGGAATGCTAACACAGGCTTTGTGGCGCAGAAAACTTGCGCGCCGATGCCGCGCGCCGCCGTTTGCGCACCGCCGTCGCCAGCGTGTAGAAATGTGTGAGGACATATTCAAGGAGGAAGCCATCATCTATGACTGCCCTTAACTCGAAACAAGCCAGGCCGCTGACCGATGACGAAGTGCATGCCATGACCGCCTACTGGCACGCCGCCAATTATCTATCGGTCGGGCAAATCTACCTCTATGACAACCCGCTGCTGCGCGAGCCGTTGCGCGTTGAGCATGTCAAGCCGCGCCTGCTCGGCCACTGGGGGACAACGCCGGGGCTCAACTTCATCTACGTGCATCTGAATCGCGTCATCAAAGCGCGAGGCTTGAACGTCATTTACATTACAGGCCCCGGCCACGGCGGACCCGGCCTGGTTGCCAACACCTACCTCGAAGGCAGCTACAGCGAGTTTTATCCGAGCATCTCGCAGGACGCGGAAGGGATGAAAAAGCTATTCAAGCAGTTCTCGTTTCCCGGCGGCATCCCCAGTCATGTCGCTCCTGAGACGCCCGGCTCGATTCACGAAGGCGGCGAATTAGGATACGCCCTGGTGCATGCCTACGGCGCGGTGCTCGACAACCCGGACCTGCTGGCCGCCTGCGTCATCGGCGATGGCGAGGCCGAAACCGGCGCGCTCGCCGCAAGCTGGCACTCGAACAAGTTTCTCAACCCGGCGCGCGACGGCGCGGTGCTGCCCATCCTTCACCTGAACGGCTACAAGATCGCCAACCCGACACTGTTTGCGCGGATGAGCGAAGACGAGCTACGCAGCTTGATGATCGGCAATGGCCACACGCCTTACTTTGTCGAAGGCGACGACCCGGCAGCGATGCACCAGTTGATGGCGGCGACGATGGATAAGGCGCTCGACGAGATCAGAGCCATTCAAGAAGACGCTCGGCGCGACGGCTTCAAGCAGCGCCCGCAATGGCCGATGATCGTCCTGCGCACGCCCAAAGGCTGGACGGGACCGAAGACGGTGGACGGCAAGCCGACCGAAGGCAGCTTCCGCTCGCACCAGGTTCCATTGGCCGACATCGCCAACAAGCCCGAACACCTGCGCCAGCTCGAAGAGTGGATGCGGAGTTATCAGCCCGAAGCCTTGTTTGACGAAACCGGCGCGCTACGCGCAGAGCTGCGCGAGCTTGCGCCTGCGGGCAATCGCCGCATGGGCGCCAACCCGCATGCCAATGGCGGCTTGCTGCTGGTTGATTTGAAGCTGCCGGATTATCGCGATTATGCGGTTGAGCTCAAAAAGCCCGGCGCGGTTGAGCTGGGAGCGACCGGCGTAATGGGCCAATTCCTGCGCGACGTGATGAAGCTCAACATGGCGAGCCGCAACTTTCGCGTCATGGGGCCAGACGAAACCGTCAGCAATCGTCTCGGCGCAATTCTGGAAGTGACCGACCGCGTTTTTATGGATACGATTCTGCCGACCGACGACCACCTGTCACGCGATGGCCGCGTCATGGAAGTCTTGAGCGAGCAGATGTGCCAGGGCTGGCTCGAAGGTTACTTGCTGACCGGCAGGCACGGGCTGTTTTCGTGCTATGAAGCATTCATTCACATCATTGACTCGATGTTCAATCAACATGCCAAGTGGCTCAAGACGACGCGTGATATTCCCTGGCGTCGTCCCATCGCCTCGCTCAACTATCTGCTGTCGTCGCACGTCTGGCGGCAAGACCACAACGGCTTCAGCCATCAAGACCCCGGCTTCATCGATCACGTCGTCAACAAGAAGGCCGAGATCGTTCGCGTCTACCTGCCGCCCGACGCCAACACGTTGCTGTCGGTGACCGATCATTGCTTGCGCAGCCGTCACTATGTCAACGTCATCGTCGCCGGCAAACAGCCCGCGCCGCAGTGGCTCGACATCGAAGCCGCGGCGCGCCATTGCGC contains these protein-coding regions:
- a CDS encoding phosphoketolase family protein; the encoded protein is MTALNSKQARPLTDDEVHAMTAYWHAANYLSVGQIYLYDNPLLREPLRVEHVKPRLLGHWGTTPGLNFIYVHLNRVIKARGLNVIYITGPGHGGPGLVANTYLEGSYSEFYPSISQDAEGMKKLFKQFSFPGGIPSHVAPETPGSIHEGGELGYALVHAYGAVLDNPDLLAACVIGDGEAETGALAASWHSNKFLNPARDGAVLPILHLNGYKIANPTLFARMSEDELRSLMIGNGHTPYFVEGDDPAAMHQLMAATMDKALDEIRAIQEDARRDGFKQRPQWPMIVLRTPKGWTGPKTVDGKPTEGSFRSHQVPLADIANKPEHLRQLEEWMRSYQPEALFDETGALRAELRELAPAGNRRMGANPHANGGLLLVDLKLPDYRDYAVELKKPGAVELGATGVMGQFLRDVMKLNMASRNFRVMGPDETVSNRLGAILEVTDRVFMDTILPTDDHLSRDGRVMEVLSEQMCQGWLEGYLLTGRHGLFSCYEAFIHIIDSMFNQHAKWLKTTRDIPWRRPIASLNYLLSSHVWRQDHNGFSHQDPGFIDHVVNKKAEIVRVYLPPDANTLLSVTDHCLRSRHYVNVIVAGKQPAPQWLDIEAAARHCATGIGIWEWASTDEGVEPDVVMACCGDVPTLETLAAVDILRQHFADLKIRVVNVVDLMTLQPSSEHPHGLSDKDFDSLFTRDKPIIFAFHGYPWLIHRLTYRRTNHANLHVRGYKEEGTTTTPFDMTVLNDLDRFHLVNDVIDRVEKLGARAAYVKQAMRDKLFNHQQYIEKYGDDMPEIRDWKWPY